The following proteins come from a genomic window of Carassius auratus strain Wakin chromosome 18, ASM336829v1, whole genome shotgun sequence:
- the LOC113118668 gene encoding signal recognition particle receptor subunit alpha-like has product MLDFFAIFSKGGIVLWCFQGAGVTESFTGPVNALLRSVILQERSGNNSFTHNSLSLKYKLDNEFELVFVVGFQKILTLTYVDKFIDDVQLHFRDRYKNELEQRGALKFLLNNFEFGDDFHTLMREAEVSSKAKAPVSMRNFNESEKSKKTVKSMIETKDGDKTKEQGGKKSKNAKKEGEKSESGGDQAKAASKKAVENGNESLTQEEIIERNRAKFISKQLGGGKAEKPSKSPKPQKPKGKANRVWDMGGKSIGELDYSGTNGNNSSDAQNQDPDATAEPLIQVDSMKGDLRGVDYESSDDEDEVVQEEERVVVANTKKGAKKGGFGGMFGMLKGLVGSKNLTQEDMEPVLDKMRDHLIAKNVAAEIASQLCVSVAKKLEGKVMGTFTTVASTVKQALQDSLVQILQPKRRVDILRDVLEARSQRKPFVITFCGVNGVGKSTNLAKISYWLIENGFTVLIAACDTFRAGAVEQLRTHQRRLNSLHPPEKHGGQPAVQLFEKGYGKDAAGIAMEAIAFARNQCFDVVLIDTAGRMQDNAPLMTALAKLIAVNTPDLVLFVGEALVGNEAVDQLVKFNQALADHSKTDKPRLIDGIVLTKFDTIDDKVGAAISMTYITGQPIVFVGTGQTYSDLRSLNARAVVSALMKA; this is encoded by the exons ATGCTGGACTTCTTCGCCATCTTTAGTAAAGGGGGGATCGTGTTGTGGTGTTTCCAGGGGGCCGGAGTTACCGAGTCGTTCACCGGACCCGTTAACGCTCTCCTCCGCTCCGTCATCCTGCAG GAGAGGAGTGGGAATAACTCCTTCACCCACAATTCCCTCAGTCTTAAATACAAGCTGGACAATGAGTTTGAGCTTGTGTTTGTG GTGGGTTTTCAAAAGATCCTGACGCTGACGTATGTGGACAAGTTCATAGATGATGTCCAGCTTCACTTCAGAGATCGATACAAGAATGAGCTGGAGCAGAGAGGTGCCCTAAAGTTTCTGCTCAATAATTTTGAGTTCGGCGATGACTTCCATACACTTATGCG ggagGCGGAGGTCAGCAGTAAAGCCAAGGCCCCCGTCTCCATGAGGAATTTTAACGAGTCTGAGAAATCCAAGAAAACTGTGAAGTCTATGATTGAGACAAAAGATGGGGACAAAACCAAGGAGCAAGGAGGCAAGAAAAGTAAAAATGCCAAAAAGGAAGGAGAGAAAT CTGAATCAGGAGGGGATCAGGCTAAAGCTGCCTCGAAGAAAGCTGTGGAGAATGGAAACGAGAGCCTGACCCAAGAGGAGATTATCGAGAGGAACCGTGCCAAGTTCATCAGCAAGCAGTTGGGTGGCGGAAAAGCAGAGAAGCCCAG TAAGTCCCCTAAACCCCAGAAGCCAAAGGGGAAGGCAAACCGGGTGTGGGATATGGGCGGGAAGAGCATCGGAGAGCTGGACTACAGTGGAACCAACGGCAACAACTCCAGTGATGCCCAGAACCAAGACCCTGATGCCACAGCTGAACCG CTGATCCAGGTGGATTCGATGAAAGGGGACCTGCGAGGTGTGGATTATGAGTCCTCAGATGATGAGGATGAAGTAGTGCAAGAAGAGGAGAGAGTCGTGGTGGCAAACACTAAGAAAGG AGCCAAAAAGGGTGGTTTCGGGGGAATGTTTGGGATGCTGAAAGGCCTGGTGGGATCGAAGAATCTGACTCAGGAAGACATGGAGCCAGTTCTGGACAAGATGAGAGATCACCTCATCG CCAAGAATGTAGCAGCTGAAATCGCCTCCCAGCTCTGTGTCTCTGTGGCCAAGAAACTGGAAGGCAAAGTCATGGGCACTTTCACCA CTGTGGCCTCTACAGTAAAGCAGGCTCTGCAGGACTCTCTGGTGCAGATCCTGCAGCCCAAGCGGCGCGTGGACATCTTGAGGGACGTGCTAGAGGCTCGTTCTCAGCGCAAACCCTTCGTCATCACCTTCTGTGGGGTGAACGGCGTCGGCAAGTCCACCAACCTCGCCAAG ATCTCCTATTGGCTGATCGAGAATGGCTTCACGGTGCTCATCGCGGCCTGTGACACGTTCCGCGCGGGAGCTGTGGAGCAGCTGAGGACTCATCAGCGGCGTCTGAACTCTCTGCACCCGCCTGAGAAGCACGGGGGGCAGCCCGCCGTACAGCTCTTCGAGAAGGGCTATGGCAAGGATGCTGCTGGGATCGCCATGGAGGCTATTGCCTTCG ctcGTAACCAGTGCTTTGACGTGGTGCTGATCGATACCGCCGGCCGTATGCAGGATAACGCTCCTCTGATGACGGCTCTGGCGAAGCTGATCGCGGTCAACACCCCGGACCTGGTGCTGTTTGTGGGAGAAGCACTGGTGGGAAATGAGGCTGTGGATCAGCTG GTTAAATTTAATCAAGCACTGGCTGATCATTCCAAGACTGACAAGCCCAGGCTCATCGACGGCATCGTTCTCACCAAGTTTGACACCATTGATGATAAG GTGGGCGCTGCTATCTCCATGACCTACATCACCGGTCAGCCCATCGTGTTTGTGGGCACCGGGCAGACGTACAGTGACCTGCGCAGCCTCAACGCCAGGGCTGTGGTCAGCGCGCTCATGAAGGCCTGA